The sequence below is a genomic window from Coffea arabica cultivar ET-39 chromosome 8e, Coffea Arabica ET-39 HiFi, whole genome shotgun sequence.
ATGTCTAGCGCTCGACATAGGACCAATCATAGGACCTAACATCATTTgttcattatttccaataataataaaagccttaataaaaacacataaaaatGGCAATAAAACTactaataaaatattatgacTGCCTACATTATTCAATCCTAAGTTACTCTCAGACAATAATAACGATACAGGACAATGGATCGAAGAAACTGGTAGTTCCCCATTCTATATCACTTGCATTTCTTCAAGCTGTACATCAGTTGTTCTCCCTCATCTTTGTGCACTAGTGCGGGAGAAGGTGTGTTGGCCATTGCAAGATTAAAGTTTAAAATCATAATAGTATagtaattcacaaaattattattAATGTGTAGACTTTGTATGCAAAACTTGGACGCCAGGAAAAAGACTTGAAATTTTAAGAATTCAATTTagtcataggaaaagaaaaataaaaagataaaaggtAAATATACTGTCCAATGGTAGTTAGGAACTTTGATTTATCTTGCCTTAGATGATAAGCTATTTATAAACGAAAATTATTCTTGTTCTAGAAtgggaaaaatgcactttttatCCCCAATGTTTAAGGTGTTAACCAATTTCGTCTCTAAAGTTTCATTCCAAACATATTTCATCCTCatagttttataattttggccaatttcaTCCCTAAAGTTTATGTagaacacatttcatcctcatagTTTCATAATTTCTACCAATTGAGGACAATTAAATGATTGTTAACCAATTTGTACATAATATCATCACATGTCCCATTAGTAATTGTATTATTAATACTTAATTCAGTTATtggttaaattataaaaataacaaGTGTTTTTAGATAGGAGactatctctttgttttttaaaattatgatattatgtatttgaaataaaacaaatagaTGATTGAAAAACGTGTGCATGAAGCAATCGTTGGTGCAAAATACAtagcaacaaaacaaaattttgtaaataaatgacaatccaaacCATTCTTTCTTTCACATCAATATTTTTCTCCAATTAGTTGTAATGGGGTTGTTCGACATTTTTTTCCCAATTAGCTATAGTGAGGTTGTTTGTTTTCCACGACTTCTTTTTCTTTGGATTTTCTTGTTCGATTGTTATTAAGAAGAAAATAATGGTGGCTAaaaatttcttagtttttttttgtactaaaatgagaaagtgaattaaaaaagatttttaaactttttgtTGATCCGGTGGTTTTTTAACTAATCAGCATGCTGTGGTCAAGTAGCAATATTCTATTTAAAATCCTTGACAATCCATCAATTGTCCTCAATTAGCCAAATCTATTAAACTATGCGGATGAAATGTGTTCGTGTGAAACTTTAAGGATGAAATTagtcaaaattataaaattacaagGATGAAATATGTTGTGCATAAAACTTTAGGGATGAAATTGGTTAACACCTTAAATATTAGGGATGAAAAGTACATTTTCCCCGCAAGAATCAATATAAAAGCACAAatgagaagataaaaaaaaaaagaaaaagaaacttaaCGCATGCATAAAGCAATATACATATCAGACTGGATCATGTCtctatttaatttcatgttATTAAGAAGGATTAAATATTAGTTGGAACGATAGCATAAGATTCATGTTTTATTATGATTTTAAAGGCCTTTCTAACAAACGATGGTTTCTTTTCCGTCCCACAATGTCACTAAAATGTATATGTTTATTGGCAAACACCATGCATGGGGAGGTTTAGTTCTTCGATACATGTATATACTAGCATGGGTCTAGTCGTGCTATGCACTGGCCTACCCACTGATATGACCAACTAAATTAtggataaaaaaattttctatttattgagttttttattttttggatttgCTGTAACAATGAGGATAATTTGCTAAAATATCATAATGTATATATAGGTTCAAGAGGTAAATAATATGCAAATCACAACCATACATTACAGAAACTAAGTCATTCATGCCTTAGTATAATACATACTTCAGTGCTAGCCACAGTTACATATTAAGAGGCTTAAATAAGCTTTATTGCCTATTGAACTACAACATTGTTGGTTAAACTATTAACAGTTATATTAGGATCCATTACTTTTTAAGCGAAAAGAATAATGGATCATAATATAATTCAAAACATATTGTCTAAGCAATGGAGGCAGGCACCGAGGTAATTAACAAAAGATTTAACAAAAGTACAGAATTAGACCATATTAGACTTGCTTAGCTTTAGCTTTATTTGCTGGACTGTCTTTGATATTGCCAAATGGACTATACTGTTTTGTAACTTCTTTGGCAAACTGTTCAGGAGCCTTTGTTGCATGTTTAGCAGGTGTGTCTGCTGGTAAAGCTTGATTTTGAGATGGACTTTTGGAAACTCAAGGCTTCTTTTCACTCCACTATTTATAGATATGTGGCTTTCTTTTCAAGAACTGGCCGCAGCAATTTCTTCAAGTACCAACTTTGTGGTTGATGTGACTATTTGATcctttgatgatttttctgcaTGCACTGCTGATGAAGTGCCAAGTGCAGAAGAAACTTCAATGTTTTCTGGAAGTGCTAGTGGAAGTGGATTATGTGATAGTTCAGCTGCAGTGTAAGTGTTAATAACAGTATTCTTTCTTTGGAGTTGACCTTGAAAGGGAGACTCATAGGTTTTCAGAAAATAGACCACTGTGTACTTCTTCAAGCTATCATTAAGTTCAGTGTCTATGCCAAAGCCCTGcaccagaaaatttttttggtcGGGTTTAGTGAATTGTTTTGtatgtatatttgtatttatGGTTGAATATAAGACAGAAAATTTTTACTTACATCTTCTTATGCTTGCTTAAGTTGCAATGGAGTGAACTCAATCACTTTTTTAGCATCTTCTCCAGATATAATGCAATGTATTGAGCTCGAAGCATTAGTTATAATAATTGGATTACGAGCCCTTTAATTGAGTGAAGGAATTAAGATTAATGTTTGGTGACAAATCGGAATAATGTTTAATTTAGAAGTATAAGCTCATGGTCTAACCTGAGTTCAACTTCACTTTGCTATTTTCATGAAGGACAATGGATGATCCAGTCAATGTCGACATTCACATTTCTGTGATAATTCACATAAGCAGTACTCCAATATTTGGTGAATGCATATGCAAGTTTGACATTTCCTTGCACCCAAGTTGTCTTTTGCTGAGTGAACCAAGCATGAATGGTATTTGAATGTAAGCTAGAGAcaaaatagttatatttaagTGAAATTTATAAATAACAAATAGCACTTACAAATAGAAATAATGCTTGAAAATTGTTGATTGCTTTGATATCTTCTTCATTTGGAGGAGGAAGTACATAGTTTGGATCATTGTATGTTTTAGCATCAagcaaatttttgatttttttccttgttcaaaTTATACCTGAATGGTTATGTTTagagtacaagtacaaaatttaccAGTGAGATAATTatggttaaaaataaaaaaaagattgtGTTTACCATTGCCTGAAAGAGAGGTCGTCTAGTAGTGGAGGATTTATTAGAATGCCAGACGAATACCTTGTAGTGAATGACAGAGctgtaaaaatgatgaaaatttttagTAATATAACATATCAAGTATTTAGAAGTCAAACAGTAAAGTAATCATAATGTATAATGAAAGTTTTACTATTGAATGTGGTCGCTTTGACGTGGACAGCTATGATTAAAGGGGTAGTGCTAATCATGTTTGCTATTTTTCTCCCTTCATCATGTTCAAATTCATTCCAAAGAGTCATAAGCATGAGTCTTTTCTTGTCAGGCATAACAAAAAATTGTAACTGCGATCATTAATCTAAAATACCTTAATAAAAAAGTAGTATTCAGTTTTGATTTACTCTTCATTCACTATTGTAATGTCTCTAGAAGAACAATCTGGATCTGCCTGTTTCACTGGTAATGCTTGAATCACAAAGCCTTTAATATCTGAAATAAAAATGTTGATATGAGTGTACATAATCAATAAAATATCAAATGATTGTCaagtacaataaaaaataatgtaagaaaaattattacaaAGATGATCTAAATCAGCATATTTGTGTACATCAGAGAACTTTGTCAGCTCAAATGTACAAGGTAACATAGGCGGCATAGGTTCAGTATAATTTTCAACCAAAGTCTTGTAGTTCAAAATCCAGGAGCATTCATAGGTCCCAACTCTGTATGTTGGGTCAACAGCAATGACAGTTGCATTAGAAACATAATATCTTTAATAaggctggagaaaattgctgAAGACCTTAATGTGTTGCTCATAGATCACAACAGAAACTTTTGTTCCCTGATTAGGATTATAGAAAATTAGTTTTATATATATCATGAGTTAAAACCATAAGTGTCATGTTTATGGCTAACGTATTTATCACacagaaattaaaattataggTATGAATACTTTAATAGTTAGGTAACTATTCATTCACAATGAaactatagttttttttttttttttgatccaCCACGTAAAGTTTTTTTGGTTTGTACATTCTAACAATTGAAATTTGATAGATAATATAAcacaaattttttctttcatgAATGTTTGTCCTAAGCAAATGGTAGCTAGAAACTGTTtgacattcttttttttttttttttttggttaagaaTGCTTTTTATTTAAACAGAAAGACGACTACATGGACTAACGGGCAAACAGCCTACGCACGTCCTATCCTAACACGCCTAACCGAAGGCACCCCCAGTCTATTTAAACGACATTCGCCCTGGGCCACCGAGGGAAGAGTCTGCTCAGCAGAGTAAACTCGAAGCTGCTCTTGTGGGTGAGAAACCCCTACATTGGATAATATATCAGCAATCTTATTCGCCTCTCTGTAACAATGCTCAAACTGAACCCCCTCCACCAGGTGCCAGATTTGCTCCACCTCTCTCCTAACAGACCAAGGACAAAGGCATCGCCGCTAGAGTATGTCAATTAACAACTTCGAATCCGATTGCACTATCCTGGGAAGAAGCCCCTTACCTAAACACACTTGAACACCCTTGAACATGGCCAACACTTCAGCATGAAGACTAGTAGCCTCCCCCAGGTAAGCCGAGAAAGCAACCAATAACTGCCCAGCGGAGTCTCTAAGTAAGCCACCTCCACCACTCGCACCCGGGTTTCCCTTAGAACACCCATCCGTATTGAGCACCATATCTGCTTGACCCCCTGCCCTCCATCGAACAACTCTAAACTCATACCGCACAGTCGATTGGGCTACCCTTTCGTAAAACAGCGAGAAATCACTCACATGGACGGCCAAACTAAACTGAACCTCAAATGCCAATTTGACATCCTGGAATACGGCTTCACATAGCTCCTTTACACGTACTCTAGCCCTCTCAAAAACCGCTCTACACCTTGCCTTCCAAATGTTCCAGCAGATAAAAACTGGAACAATGTCAAATACGAATCTCTGCTTGGCCCTCGGAGTAGGAAGCATCCACCACTCAAATAAATGTGCTCGGAGACTGTCGTACGACCTACCAATACCACATATGTTCTGAAAATACGCCCAAACCTCCATTGCAATCTGTCCCGCAGAAAACACATGCTCCAGTGTCTCTCCAGTAGCAAGCGCACAACAACAGCACTTTGATGCCAACTGGAAACCCATCTCCCTCAAGACGTCATCCAAAGGTAGCCGCCTCATGAGCAAGCGCAGCATGAACAAGGACACTCTCAAAGGTATCCGAGGATGCCATATGCGAGAGAACACTAGTGACCTGTTGCGACCTTGGCAGACCTCCTGGAAGGCTGCCGCCAAAGTGAAGAGCCCTGACTGCGTCGACCTCCAGATCACTTGATCTGTCCCCCTTCCACTCAGTGTCGGTGTCTGCATCACCTCATTCGCAATGGATGGCGGCAGAATTTGTGATAGCCGACAATTATCCCAGGTGCCATTGACCAATACATCGGAGAACGAAAGACCTAGAACCACCAAGGCTCGAAGAAAGAGAGGCCCACTCCCCAACCAATTATCATACCAGAAATCACAAGTCCCATCATTGAGCAACCAAACCATGCATAATTCCGCCTGGCGGCTCACATTGATCATGCGCCTCCAAGTTGGTGAGGCAGCCCGAGAACTAACCACCTGACAAGGATGGACCCCATTACAATACTTTGCCCGCATGAAGGTTGTCCATAGAGATGACCCTGTATGCAAACCCCACCAAAGCTTACAAGAAAAGGCATTGTATACATCACTAACCCGCCGGAAACCCGCGCCACCTTCCATCACCGGGTAACAAAGATGAGACCACCGAATCCAATGATGCCTAGTCTGCTCGGTCGAGGACCCCCACAAGAAATTTGCGCAGAGACGCTCAATACTCTTGAATGTCGCCACTGGAATAACTGCAGCAGACAAAAGATGAGTTGGAAGAGACGAAAGAACATGCTTGATTAGCACTAACCTGCCTCCAGGCGACAAAAGTTTAGACCGCCAAGAAAGAATCCTTGCCGAGATAGCATGACACACCTCCCCAAAGTACAAGGATTTGCACCTACCAATGTATAACGGGAAACCCAGGTACCGGACCGGAAAATGCTGCCTAGAAAAGCCGGTAATCCGCTCAACTACCCTCCGCCGGGCGGGCGGCACCGACGGATGCACT
It includes:
- the LOC113704781 gene encoding uncharacterized protein, giving the protein MGDTVLRLNIDQSRVMDHGTKQTKKKGVRVLGPSDMQLQSAPKLDVSRIDLIKVRLPFDSVVVNLSADIWVFFSTPLVCVVVGSSAQHVTISVQHPWMDGSLCFSFVHAKCSLGERRVLWQDLKADKPSSRPWCVCGDFNVIADPSEKRGGRPFAGSEGLELLSFMEGAELFDAGFSGSSFTWCNNRRGHTRIWKRLDRVLINGEFSESAPSISVVHLARHPSDHAPLKISLTSRMDNRPRAFRFLNVWTSNPGLLDVIRQAWQAETSGSPLKILCSKLLRARRAIQGWNKGGFGNVFEVVKRAEANVLVAEARTEQDDSMEAQQRRVQGAIHRVKDENGIWVEDDEGIANEAVRFFSNLFSASGGSAGDWEHLIPHMVSQADRAVLDADPTREEVKRVVFEMDGDSAAGPDGFTGQFFTFAWDVIAQDVYNAVLSFFCGAELPRFVTFTSIVLIPKVPSPQDFSKYRPISSCNFFNKVLSRILADRLASILPNIVSPQQTGFVKGRNITENYLLAQELMSGIRKKARGGNVALKLDMAKAYDRVSWIFIVRVLRKFGFGERLIDMVWRLVSNVWFSVIINGASHGFFKSSRGIRQGDPLSPALFVIGAEVLSRGLNSLAAQSGFLGFTVPRGCPSVTHLAFADDVLIFANGSSSSLKEIMRVLDMYQLASEQLVSAQKSGYLVHPSVPPARRRVVERITGFSRQHFPVRYLGFPLYIGRCKSLYFGEVCHAISARILSWRSKLLSPGGRLVLIKHVLSSLPTHLLSAAVIPVATFKSIERLCANFLWGSSTEQTRHHWIRWSHLCYPVMEGGAGFRRVSDVYNAFSCKLWWGLHTGSSLWTTFMRAKYCNGVHPCQVVSSRAASPTWRRMINVSRQAELCMVWLLNDGTCDFWYDNWLGSGPLFLRALVVLGLSFSDVLVNGTWDNCRLSQILPPSIANEVMQTPTLSGRGTDQVIWRSTQSGLFTLAAAFQEVCQGRNRSLVFSRIWHPRIPLRVSLFMLRLLMRRLPLDDVLREMGFQLASKCCCCALATGETLEHVFSAGQIAMEVWAYFQNICGIGRSYDSLRAHLFEWWMLPTPRAKQRFVFDIVPVFICWNIWKARCRAVFERARVRVKELCEAVFQDVKLAFEVQFSLAVHVSDFSLFYERVAQSTVRYEFRVVRWRAGGQADMVLNTDGCSKGNPGASGGGGLLRDSAGQLLVAFSAYLGEATSLHAEVLAMFKGVQRRCLCPWSVRREVEQIWHLVEGVQFEHCYREANKIADILSNVGVSHPQEQLRVYSAEQTLPSVAQGECRLNRLGVPSVRRVRIGRAVGTYECSWILNYKTLVENYTEPMPPMLPCTFELTKFSDVHKYADLDHLYIKGFVIQALPVKQADPDCSSRDITIVNEDSVIHYKVFVWHSNKSSTTRRPLFQAMGFGIDTELNDSLKKYTVVYFLKTYESPFQGQLQRKNTVINTYTAAELSHNPLPLALPENIEVSSALGTSSAVHAEKSSKDQIVTSTTKLVLEEIAAASS